The Apium graveolens cultivar Ventura chromosome 11, ASM990537v1, whole genome shotgun sequence genome has a window encoding:
- the LOC141698143 gene encoding RING-H2 finger protein ATL73-like, which translates to MVHLRRLLVGAEQSMPPASDNYVVQKHNLDQTKFDTNMVIILAALLCALLCALGLNSIIRFVLRCTHRFGTETRQQAAARLATTGVKKRTLRKIPIAIYGSEVKLSATECPICLAEFVKGEKVRVLPKCNHGFHVKCIDTWLESHSSCPNCRHSLLERSTSRVADESSVAQPSDSNSSGHQQPSILTVVTQV; encoded by the coding sequence ATGGTTCATTTACGCCGCCTTCTTGTTGGTGCTGAGCAAAGCATGCCACCAGCCAGTGACAATTATGTTGTACAAAAGCATAACCTCGATCAGACGAAATTCGACACCAACATGGTGATAATATTAGCTGCTTTACTATGTGCACTATTATGTGCACTAGGACTAAACTCAATTATTCGTTTCGTACTACGTTGTACTCATAGGTTTGGCACTGAGACACGACAACAAGCTGCGGCTCGGTTAGCTACTACAGGAGTAAAAAAGCGAACTCTTAGAAAGATTCCGATAGCTATTTATGGATCAGAAGTGAAGTTATCAGCCACCGAATGTCCTATTTGTCTAGCGGAATTTGTAAAAGGAGAGAAAGTTCGTGTTCTGCCAAAATGCAATCATGGTTTTCATGTCAAGTGCATAGACACTTGGCTGGAGTCACATTCGTCATGCCCAAATTGTCGTCATTCGTTGCTTGAACGTTCAACGTCGCGTGTTGCTGATGAAAGTTCTGTGGCCCAGCCATCGGACAGTAACAGTTCCGGCCATCAGCAACCTAGTATCCTCACTGTAGTGACACAAGTTTAA